The Humulus lupulus chromosome 7, drHumLupu1.1, whole genome shotgun sequence region gGAAAAAAATCTTGGGTGGGGTGTACCATATGATCATTCCTTATCATACATTTGCTCACGCTaaactattatatatatagtttttggCTCTAAAACAACACTACACTATGATTTTAGTAAAGTATATTTAAAGTTAAGTTATTTGTTTGTTATGGTTTTAATTTTTACTGAAGGGTTGTGGcaaaatgtctttttttttttttaagttattttgtattttgatctagttttaataatattttgtaaaaatgACATCCAATACTCttatcaaaattttctgaaaattagtTGGGAAttcaatatttattttttaaaatgatcaAAATTaggttaaaatacataataatCTCTATAAAAGATTGAACTTTGGATTTTAGTAAGGAAATATTTTATGAAGGAAAATAGAaaggaaaaaatgaaagaaaatatttttcacaaatttgataagagaatttttttttaatatatatttttttgtagatatttataattgttatagATTTTTCTAGAATAAGAATTTTTAATAATTCAAACATGAGAAAATGAAATTCTTTGAGTTTCCTTTTTTTCTCTCTTTAAATCTAAGACCCAAACAATGCCTTAGTGTTCTTCCAAATGAGTCATTACTGGAATTGCAAAATTAtctttcattttttctttcaagatAATTAAAATTATGTACTATGTAGATTGTGTTAAATAATATTCTATTACTGCTGTTACGCCGGACAAATTTTGGCAAACATATTTATAGATTACAAATAATAATTCACACTCATAGTTAGATAATAAGGGTAAATATtattttggatcctgtgttttaaaaaaattactgatcgaaccctgtgttttgttaaataataatttggactctgtgttttgcaaaatggaacaaaatgataCCCTGAGCCCGATTTTGGtaaaacttttttttaaatatgaccaaaataccccaacTTTTAATTTGACTTtaatattaatttgatttaatgTATTTATCATTTtcgaaataaataaaaaacatttaaaaaaaacaaattaataaaaaaactaaaacaagttacccaaagaaaaattaaaaaagtaaCAGAGCTCCCTTTCTTTTTGTCTTCCTCACACAAACGAAGAAAAGCTATTGGCCACCATTGTTGACGAAGAAGCTTCTGATGAGAGATTTGTTCTCTATGCATTTCGCCTTGAAGGAGTTGGCCGCACAAGATTGAAGGCCACTCGAAAGGTATGTCCTTCCTCCGTCAAGCTAcagtttttttctgttttttttttatctttcaaGCTACGGTTTGGGAAAAAATCGTTCAAGATTGAAGGCCACTCAAGGTATGTCATTTTGCTTGTATTTTCATCTGTGGGTGTGGGAAAAAAAATCTTCTTTGGATGGTTTTTTGCTTTGTATTTAGAGTTTTGAGTATTTTGGAAAGTTACTGATGTTTTAGGGTTTCGTgtcttgtatttgaattttgtttGTGTCATATGGCTGCATTTGGTAACAGGGCAATGGCATCCTACAACTACAATTCATTTTCCCAAAATGGTGGAAGATTCAGAAATAGAAGATGCATGTGTGGCAAAAAATTTCATGTGAGGATTAGTGAACCAATTAATAACTCAAACATGCTTTACTTTTGTTGTCCCTTTGGAAAGAAATGGTGTAATTACTTCTCATGGTGGGTAGATGGAGATTTTGTAAATAAAGGTTTTGAAAAGGAAGATAGAGACCAAGAAGAAACTTCATTTTAATATGATTCAATTATTCTAAAAAGATTACAAAGATTGGAAGCAAATGTATTGGGCACTTGTTGGTGAAGATTTTGGGAGCAATATGTGTGTTATTGATGTTCTTAATTTTGTGTATGACAATGAAGATGTAATAGTTAGTGGTATGACAATGAAGATGTAATAATTAGTGGATTTTGGCTGCAATTATGGAAGTTGTACTTGActttgcatttaaaaaaaaattaatgtcagTTTGTTTAATATCAATTTGGGTTGTTATTGTTTAATGGTGTCAATATTAGAGGTAAATTATTGTATAGTTGCCAAGGCAAAGTAACCATAAATCATAATTGAACCAAAATGCAAAACCAAAATACATTAATATTGCATTTAAACCAGCTAAAGTTTAGTGTGCAAAACACTAACCAAAACATATAAACCTGCTAATTTTGTGTGTCCAAAGCACTAAACAGAACATATAAACCTGTTGCATTTTAGTGTCCAAAGCACTAACTAAAACATGTAAACTTGATAATCCTTAGTGCCAATAGCGCTAACCAAAATACTCAGGCATACATAGAGTATTACATTTCAAAATGCAGTAACTTCAGCAACACATATTTCAAAAGACACCAACTTTGGAAACTTCACCAACTTCACTGTGTAAGCTGAGTCTAGAAGAGATATTGGGGTGTTTCAAATGTGTTAAGCTCCTCTGCATTCTGTGGTATATGTTCTTCAATCCCTTCTGATGGTTGATAATTTTCCTGAAATAATAAAGTAATTAAAAACACACCAAAGGTTTCTATTTTAGAAAttcatatataatttataaaatgctACCTCAACTGTGGTACCAAGAGTTCTTCCACGACCTCTGCCACACAGTCTTCCCCTGCCTCTCTTTGTGCTTCCTCATTCAGAACCTGTAATTGGTGCATCAGACATTGTAGCTTGATTGTTGCCTCatccttttccttttcccttgCCTCGTCCCCTCCCTCGTCCCTTGCCTCATCCCGTAGGTGGAGCTGGAGGTGCTGGATGATTGACAAACGGAGGTGCATTGTAAGTACATATTGTATGACCAAGTTGGTTACAATTTTTGCATCTTTTTGTGCTAGAAACTAGCTTCACAATCCTTTCTTCTCCCGCCACTTTACTTCTACAGTGTTTTTTCGGTCTACCTGGCTGGTTTCTAATGGGTGGGGGTAACAGAGGCTCAGCATCATGTCTAATCCACATAGATTCATCAGGGATTGGATGTACCACAGATTCATAAGTCTTTCTCCACATTTCAATTGTGAAATACTCTGAATAATAGTCATTGATATTGGCCCTGGTATGGTTGATACATGCAGCTGCATGAACACATGGGATGCCTCTAATCTGCCATTGGCCACATATACACCATTCTGCATCTAGCCTCACTGCGTACCTTTTGCTCATGTAGTCAACTTGAAATTCATTAGGGCCTACTTGTCTAACTTGAACATATCTTGCTCTCCTCAATAACTGTTGAACCTTTAGATGTACCTTTGGTGCTAGCTTTTCATTCCATCTTTCAGATGTCACCTTTCTTGAGCACATCATGTCTGCGTTTTGGATTCGAAGACCTTCTAGCAGCTCGATTGGTGGTTTGAAACGTATCTCATCGATCCAATTATTGAAAGATTCAACATGGTTGTTTGTCAGATATTCGACCTTCGAAGTTGTGTCAAAACAACCCATTGACCAATGTTTAGTATCAATGTCAGTCATCCACTTTTATGCATCCTTGTTGAACTCCTTAATTTGGTCCATAATACGCTGAAAAGTTTGGAAATTTCCTGTTTCAGTCGTTGCCCAAAACATGTTCTTAAGATAAGAAGTTCCAAACTCTTTCACCATGTTATTTTCAATGTGAAAATAACAATAATGATCGTGATTATCAGGTACATGACTACCAGCCTCATTTAAACCCTACACCATGTAGAAGAACAAGACATGTGTAAGTATTAATTACAATCAACAAGCAGCCATGTATGAGAGAGTTATTTCCAATCAGCTTAATCAAAAAGCACCAAGACTGATTTAATTATTCATGCTCACTTAAGCATCAAATATTCTAATTCACAAGTTAACAATATAAGAATAAACAAGTAGAAAAGTTCAAAAATGAAGAATTACCTTCTGCCTATCACTCAGTATGCACCAATGCTGACCATTGGGATGTCTCTCTCCAATTTGTTCCATTAAGTGCTCCATAAACCACCTCCAACTTTCATTGTTTTCAGCCTCAACCATGGCATAAGCAATGGGATAAAAGTGGAGGTTTGCATCAAGTCCAATGGCAGATAATAAAATACCCTTGTATAGGCTTTTAAGATGGCAACCGTCAAGACCAAAGAAATGTCTGCAACCAACCAAAAATCCAACTTTCACACCTTCATAGCAAACAAATATCCTCTTATACTGAGGCTTCATAATTGGGGGAACAGATTGCACAAGTTCACCCTTTTCATTGTAAGTTTCAACAGGAACCAACTCTGATTGTATGATTGCAACACTTCTAGGATTTGTATGCAAGATCATGGCTGCATAATTTCTAAGCTTCGCATAAGATTTAGCATGACTACCATGAACTTCTCCTCTTGCATATCTTCTAGCTCTCCATAACCTTCTATTGTCAACCTCGATCCCATATTCATCCTTCAATTGTTCTTTCATACCCTTTAATTTCATTTCAAGATGTCTTTGGAATGTCTTCACCAATTTTCTGCGAATCCAAGTACTGCTAGCTGTTCTATTCTTTCAAACAAATTGACATGTATGGTCTTCAATGAGCGTCTTGATGACAAAGTTATTCAGATTATGGGTCACTGAGGCATGTATACTCCATGGGCAGCCAGTTTCTCTACAGCCATATGTGAGCCTACTCTTTTGGTGCTTGATTTTTTTCAATTCAAAATCCTCTTGAATTGCATAATCTTTTAGAATCTCAGCAAAGTGTCGGTAGTCATTGAATTTCATAGATAGACGCAGAACTATTTTTCCATCTTCATAAATTTGATCACATTCAGGAAGTGGAATGTTCTTGTTAGGATCCAATCCCTCTCTTCTCAGCCTCTTCAAGTTCACATGCCCACCTTCATCGCTATCATAATATTTTATGCCATCATCCTCATCACTAGCAGTCAGTGAAGCCATTTCAGATTCAGTATTGTCATCTTCTTCACTATAGTGTTTGCCTTGTTTCCATTCTAGGTCACTGTCATCAATGGGTGACGATAGAGCCTCATCTTGTACACTTGTAGACCCAAAAGCACTTCTCCTTCTTGTCGGATACTCGTGCCTCTTACTAGGACCAACTGTGTCCTTCCCACTAGAATCTAGCCCTTCAATGTTTGGGGTTGAAGCTGCATTGAGAAAATAATGTTTGATGAGaacttaaaaacattaaatgatcATGACTAAagcatttatttaaaaaaaaaaacataaccacAATAACTACAATTAGTTACCTGTAGGGTCAATGGACATTGGAGTAGAGCTTTCAACTTCATCAACTGTGTCATTTTCATTTTGAGCTTCAGGAGGGGTTGTGGCCGCATTAGGGGCCAAACAAACATAATTATTTTAAAGGACTAAATCATTTGATTTAAAAAGTAGAACTACAATAACTAAATTTAGTTACCTATAGGGTCAATGGACATTGGAGTATAGTTTTCAATTTCATCAGGGAACTCATTTTCAATTTCATCGGAGGAACCATTTTCATTTTGAGCTTCAGGAGGGGTTGTGGTTGCATTAGGGGTCATTTCAGGTGCAATGTCACTAGCCTCATTCATTACACTTTCACCTCCACTATCATAAGATTGGGTTGCATCTGCCCTTGTAATAGGTGAACCTGAAAAcaaacataattaaattaaagGACCAAATcatttaagttaaaaaaaaatcgaACCATAATTACTAAATTTAGTTACCTGTAAGGTGAACACACATTGGAGATCAAGGGAGTTGATGCATTAGGGAATGTGGCAGCATCAGGGGCCATTTCAGAATCAGTGGTTAGATCTTCTTTGTTGGTTGCAACATTTTCAAAAGCAGGATTTTGCATGGCACACTCTTCAATTCCAATTGCATCTGAATTGTCAATCACTCCAGTAATAGGTGTTGCATTCTTATCAATTTCCATATTCCTTAACAATTTGAAACCATTGAGGAGGAGGACAACTAGTTTTTCTAGCCAACATTTTCTTTCTTGTAGGCTTTGAAGCAGCTACCACAGGGGCAGAGGCATTTGTACCAGCTACAGAGACAGTTGAATCGACTACTACAGGGGCAGGGGCACATGTAGCAGCTACATGGTTAATTGGAGCATCTACTACCTCCGCTGAGTCATCATCAGATACACCAATGTCAACTACTTCCTCCATCACTTGCAATGCTTGTGCTTCTACCATGGTCACATATAACTTTATACAGTCCCCAAGAACATTCGTATTAAACATAGTCATCATATCTATATCATCATAAATATATAACATAAACTCCCTTCTAATTTCAGCTAAAATCTGGAAACAAATAGAATTTCCTCTCAATTGTTGAAGATCAATAGCCAAATCCTGATACAGGTGCTTATGCTGCTCCATCAAGTTGTATGTTTCTGAATCCACCTTGAAAGGTTTGAGGTGCTTGCCCTCATTGAGTATTTGTAAATAATGATAATGCATTTTCCACCTCTGTTATCAAAAAACAAACACATTACTCCATCAATGACTACAAATTTCATTAGAACCCACACTAACCAACAACAATATAATAGTGACCAAATAAAAAACcctaacagaaaaaaaaaatctaacctTACAATCAAAGTCTTATTTCTAGTACAATACTGTCAAAAATCAAAACTTGAAGATTGCACACCAAGAAAACATCAATAACTTTCCAGAATACTCAAAACTCTAAATATAGAGCAAAAACCATCCAAAGAAGATTTTTTCCCACACCCACAGATGAAAATACAAGCCAAACGAAAGGAAACAAAATTTTCAAAGAACAAAAAAACCAGAGGACGATCAATATGCATAACCGTAGCttgaaagataaaaaaaaaccagaaaaaaaatGTAGCTTGACGGAGGAAGGATATACCTTTCGAGTGACCTCCAATCTTGTGCGGTCAACTCCTTCAAGGCGAAATGCACAGAG contains the following coding sequences:
- the LOC133791789 gene encoding uncharacterized protein LOC133791789, yielding MKLKGMKEQLKDEYGIEVDNRRLWRARRYARGEVHGSHAKSYAKLRNYAAMILHTNPRSVAIIQSELVPVETYNEKGELVQSVPPIMKPQYKRIFVCYEGVKVGFLVGCRHFFGLDGCHLKSLYKGILLSAIGLDANLHFYPIAYAMVEAENNESWRWFMEHLMEQIGERHPNGQHWCILSDRQKGLNEAGSHVPDNHDHYCYFHIENNMVKEFGTSYLKNMFWATTETGNFQTFQRIMDQIKEFNKDA